The DNA sequence ACTGATCCTAACTCTTCTGCCCATAGCCCCTTGGCTTCGTCAAGTCGTTTCTTAAGTCCTTTGACGATGATTTTGTTGGCGGATTCCACTTGCCCGTTTGtttggggatgttctaccgagCTGAAGCGATGGGATATATGCAATCCCTCTAGGAGTTCTCTGAATTTTTTGTTTGTGAACTGAGTTCCGTTGTCGGAGATGATGACTTCGGGGATTCCGAACCGGGTAATGATTTGTCGCCAGACGAATTTCCGGCATTGGGTAGCCGTGATAGAGGCCAGGGGTTCGGCTTCAATCCACTTGGTGTAGTagtctatggcgacgatgagATATCTGAGTTGGCCGGGTGCCGTGGGGAAGGGCCCGACGAGGTCGATTCCCCAACTGCCGAATGGCCGTTCAGCCGATATAATGCTGAGTTGGTGTGGGGCGGCTTGGTGGAGATTGGCATGCCTTTGGCATTTGTCGCAGCTTTTTGTCAGTTGTATGGAATCTCGGATGATCGTTGGCCAGAAGTAGCCGGCCCTGACGATTTTTTGGGCTAGCGTTTTTCCTCCTATGTGGTGACCGCAGCATCCTTCGTGGATTTCGCGGAGTATGTATTCCGTGTCCCTGGGTTCGACACATTTAAGTAGGGGCTGCGAGAATCCGCGTTTGTATAGTTGTCCTGCTATCATGGTATAGTTGGCGGCTTCTCTCTTTATTCGCCTTTCCTCTTTCGGATCTGGTGGGAGGACTCCGTCGCGGAGATATTGTAAGATCGGGTATGTCCAGGATTCCCGATTTGAGGATGTTAGGTGTGCGTGGATTTCCGTTGATACGGAAGGCGACTTAACGACCTCCTGGATCAGCGATCTGTTGCCGTGTCCTGACTTCGTGCTGGCTAATTTGGAAAGTAGATCCGCCCTGGCGTTTCGCTCCCTGGGGACGTGGTGTATGGAGACATTTTCGAATCCTTCTTTTGTTTCGCTTACTTTTTTGAGGTATTGTTGGAGCAGGGGGTCCCGGGTTTGGTAGCTCCCGTTGATTTGGGAGCATACCACCTGGGAATCGGTGTTAACTTCGAGTATCTTGGCGCCGACTTCCCGAGCTAGGTTTAGGCCTGCCAGaagggcttcgtattctgcttggttatttGATACTGGGAAGTCGTATCTTATTGATTGTTCAATTGTGATCCCATTTTGGTTTTCAAGTATAATTCCAGCGCCTCCGTGAGTGGAGTTCGATGAGCCGTCGACATGCAGTTTCCGTGGCTCGGGTGTCTGCTTTGTCGGAGTCATTTCGGCGATGAAGTCGGTCAAGGCTTGTGCTTTGATCGCGTTTCGGGGTTCGAACCTGATCTGGAATTGGGATAACTcgatggaccatgctagcattcttCCTGCTAGGTCGGGTTTCTGTAATACCTGTTTGACCGTTTGGTCGGTTCGCACCGTTATGGGGTGGGCCTGGAAGTATTGTCGTAGTCGTCGGGATGCCGAGAGGAGCGCGAAAGCCAACTTCTCTAGTCGTGAATAGCGTGTTTCGGTGTCTTGTAGCACCTTGCTTATGAAGTATATGGGCTTCTGTTCTTTTTTCTCGTTTTCTCGGACGAGTGCTGCTGCGATTGTTtcttccgttatggagaggtataGGTATAGTGTTTCCCCTGTTTGGGGTTTTGCGAGGATTGGAGGTTCCGTTAGGACCTTTTTGAAGTGTTGGAAAGCTTCTTCGCATTCTGTCTCCCATTTGAAGGGGGTTCCTTTTTTCATGAGTTTGAAAAAGGGGATTGCCTTCTGTGCCGAAGCTCCGAGGAACCGGGATAGTGCGGTTAGTCGGCCGGTGAGCTTTTGGATATCTTTGAGGTTTTTGGGGCTTGTCATCTCGAGGACGGCACGACATTTTTCCGGGTTTGCCTCAACTCCGCGTTGTGTGATCATGAATCCGAGGAATTTTCCTGCTTCCATTCCGAAAGCGCACTTTCTTGGGTTGAGTCGCATTTGGTGTTTTCGCAGGGTGTTCATTATGACTTTTAGATCGTCGGTTAGTTGCTCACCGGATTCCGTCTTGGCGAGCATATCATCTATGtaaacttctattttgtttccGGTTAAGTTGTGAAATATTTTGTTAACGAGTCGCTGGTAGGTGGCTCCGGCGTTTTTTAAGCCGAAGGGCATTACTTTATAGCAGTAGGTTCCGTCTGGAGTgatgaatgctgtcttctcttcgtctggtcggtgcattgggatctggttgtagccggaatatgcgtccatgaagctgaggtaccGGTGTCCGGACGCTGCATCCACTAgaccgtcgatgtttggtagggggaaggcgtctttcgggcatgctttgttgagatctgtgtaatcgacgcacattcgccacttcccgtttgactttttaactagtacgacgttggctagccaagtCGTATAAGGGAGTTCTCGGATAAAGTTGGCTTCGAGTAGGGCTTTCACTTGTTTTCGGACCTCGGCGGCTCGGTCTGGTGACATTTTCCGTCTTCTTTGTGCCACTGGTTTGGCTAGGGGGTCTACTGCCAGATGGTGAGACATCAGGTCGGGACTTATTCCCGGCATATCGGCTGGTGTGAACGCGAATAGGTCTCTGTTTTGTTTCAAAAGTTGGGAGAGTTCTTCTTTGAGGTCGTATGGGAGGTTTCTGTTGATGAAAGTATACTCTTCTTTGGTTGGCCCTATCTGTAGTTTTTCCATGTCTCCTTCTGGTTCCGGTCTGGGTTGGCCGTCTAGTCGTGCGTCTAGGTCGGCAAGAAATATTCCCGCTGCGTCCCGGGATTTTTTCCTTAGGGCTAAGCTGTTGTTGTCGCATTCGGCGGCGACTTCCCGGTCTCCGTGAATGGTTCCGATGGTGCCGTCGTCGGTTTTGAATTTCATGAGGAGGTATTTGGTGAAGATGACTGCCGAGAAgtcgttgattgtttttcttccgagAATGACGTTATAGGCTGTGGAATCTTTTAGGACGACGAATTCGGAAAGGATCGTCTTTCTCTGATTGCTTGTTCCTATGGTGATGGGGAGAGTAACCGAGCCGTCTGGTTTGAGGAAGTTATCTCCGAGACCCGTGACGCCGTGGCGGTGCGTTTGGAGGTTGTCGTTGCggagtccgagtttgtcgaaggctcctcGGAAGAGGATGTTGGAGTCGGCACCCGTGTCGACGAGTATTCGTCTCACTAGTCCTGTTCCGATTCGGGCTGATATGACGAAAGGAGCGTCTTCGGCCGAGGTGCCGTGTTGGCAGTCCTCGGGTAAGAAGGTTATCGTGTTGTCGGTAGTGGCGACTGGGTCGTGGTTTTTGACGGCCATTACcttaaggtctttcttcattgtTAGTTTTGATTTATTCGGCACGTCCTTGCCCGTGATAACGTTCACTATGATGGTCGGGTCTTCTTCTGTGTTTTCCCTGGGCGGTTTTTGAGTTCTTGGGTTGCGTCCTTCTCTCTCTGGCGATTTGTCTCTGTCGGCGCGCcttggttctctgatgattttgaCGAACTCTGGGAGTTTGCCGTCCCGTATGGCCTGTTCAAGGGCGTCTTTAAGATCGTAACAATCATGAGTTTTGTGGCCGTATCCGCGGTGGTAGTCGCAATAGAGGGCTTTGTTTCCTCCTGTCCTTTCCTTGAGTGGTCGTGCCCTGGGGATGATGCCtcgatctgctatttggtggtatacCTCCGTAATTGGTGCTGTTAGGGGGGTGTAATTGGGGAACTTTCCTATTCTTGGTGGTCGGTGGGTCGGTCTGATGTGGTCTCGTTGGTTTTCTTTGGCTGGTCCATTATGATGAGGAGTCGGGTTGCCGTGTTGGTTGCCGACGTGTTGCCGTTTATGGGCAgcgacgacctggctgacttcctcgtcgttGATGTAATCTTTGGCGACGttctggatctcgtgcatggtccatacCGGTTTGGTGGTGAGATGTTTGCGAAAGTCTTCATTCATGAGTCCGTTAGTCAGGCAGAGGCTAGCGACGGAGTCCGTGAGCCCGTCGACCGtcaagcattcgtcgttgaagcggTCAAGGTATTTTCTTGTGGATTCTTCTTGCTTTTGTGTGACCCCTAATAGGCTGATGGGGTGTTTAGCCTTGGTGATTCGGGttgtgaactgggccatgaatTTTCTTGTAATGTCGTGGAAGCTAGTTATGGACCCAttcgggagggcgttgaaccatttgatcgctGGTCCGGCAAGGGTTACTGGGAAGGCTCTGCATCGGACTGCGTCGGATGCTCCCTCTAAGTTCATTCTGGCTTCGAAAGCCGTTAGGTGCTCTTGCGGGTCTTTAGTCCCGTCGTATTTCATGTCGGTGGGTTTGTCGAAACCTCTGGGGAGTTTTGCTCTTAAAATTCCTTCCGTAAAGGGTGTAGCTCCCATTATGGTGTGGTCGCTTCTCGTGCGCTTGGTGCTTCGGTATCTGCGGTCTTCGTCTGAATCGTGTTGTCGATTTAGATCCCGAGAGGCGTTGCGATGGTGTTTTTTGTCGTATCGCCGCTCAGGGGATTTCTCGCGTCGACGGTTGCGTGAAGCGCTGCGATCATCTCTCCTATTGCGTTGCCGAGCTGACGACCTGCCGCGGTGGGATCTTGACCTGGAAGTTGCATGGCTTCCGTTATTTTGTTTTTCTCCGTCGTTTAACTTGCCTTCAAGCTCTTGGACCCGGAGACAGAGCTCCTGGATGATTTGTGCCGCTTTGTCTCTGGTTTTCTCAGGATGTTGTGGGTCCGTTGTGACGTGTTCGTTTGCGTGGTGGATGGTGCTTGCTATTTTTGCTTGGTTTGTGGCTTCACGGTGTTCTGAGACCGGACGACGTGGTTGGGAATCGTCCTGGTTTGATGGGTTATCCTCCGGGATGTCCTCCATCCGGTCTGATCGTAGcaggtccccacagacggcgccaatgtacagaATGCTTCTGATATGTGTTGAGGAGGATCGGGAACCTGCGAGTTGGATCGGACGTTGGATGGCCCAGATGGAGCGGAGGGGAGGTACCTGCAGCggaggggaggtacctgcaaagacactccgacgctcaagtcagaatggatctaagaggtataaggtgtgagaAATGAATGattacctggagggacctgggtcctccctttataggtgatggtgataatcttatcttatcttatttgctTAAGATAAGGGAgatgtttgaattcgaaagttagTTAGAAGATCTAGAGGGCCGATTCGGGGCCTTCTAGAAAGATGAGATGGGTTGACCCGGTAAGCCAGGTTCGGGCTTTGGTCATGGGTCcggggccggatccgtaacaatatatatatatatatatatatatatatatatatatatatatatatatatatatatatatatatatatatatatatatatatatatttacgtgTATTATTATgtcattaaaaatataatttacgtaTATATAAGATTGTATAATCtacgtgtgtgtatatatatatatcatgtattatatataatattttaaataaattatattttaaaaatatttttataaaaaattatattatataataatatctttaataaaaatagttagttaataaattttgattataataatttaattatttgtcaagtaatataaaatttaattattttatatttttatgttataatttaaaatattattttaatataattttttaatattacaaaaaaatgtataataattaattttaataaataaaaaatatttagatattttgtatttatatattttatatttaattatttaagaataaaagattctgtTACCATTTAAAGTATTTTGTATTAACGTATTGTTatttaaagcatttatttatgtactatgatattctgtatttattagagtccatcaacgctcttcttttatattagcctttgattttaATCTAAACAAATCTAATAGTCTACATAAATGTAACACATTCAATAAATACATAAGTGTTGAGCTCATTTTAGACATACCCAATAATGTATATATtgcttaaaaatttaataatttgttgAGTTTGTGTAAAATTAAAGGTCATGCATGCATGCGCCGAAAATAATAACTTAGTTTAGACAGATTCTTATCGAAGTTGAAAATTTTAATGTGGTATTAGACTCGTTCTGGAATAAAgacttaagaaaaaaaattatgaattttttaacataattctctaaaatatatcaattatgtgcttactttaaatttttttattaaaatattgtatTCTCTTTTTGTATGatcactttttaattttataataaaaatatataaaataaataagaggctattttttttacatattgaTGATTGTTGtgtgaaatatgatttttttttcaaagacaatAGTGATAGTGATATTTTatttaacagaaaaataaatataatatctaaaagtcaaaacaagaaaaataaaaaaaattctcagATATTTACAAATGagtaaattataagaaaaaaacaattatataaagacaatattttgtattttttaattataaaaataacttcTCTGATCCGatgttttgtaataatttttttattaaaaagaaaacacaaaacctTAGTATCaaattgcaaaaaaaatttttggaCCGTAAATTGCAAAACATACAAAGACGTTAACCCACAGTTTAGATTTATTTTAGGGAATTTAACCTTAGTGGCCCagtataaagaaaacaaaaataaaaatattcatacAACGTGCCTCTTTTTATTTAATACATTGGATACAAATCGACATACATGGATTGTATATTGCATAGATGGAGAAATTCTCTATTGCACTGACAACACCAGTCCTTTGGATTTTGAGTAGTTTTATTTCTCCGAAGGAAGAAGAGAACGCACGCACATGCAGCAATCATATTTATCTCCTTCTTTAATTTCTGTTCCTCGAAGAGAGGATCTTCCGAAAAGAATTCCTCGATCTATATGAAAGATAACTAACAGCTTCATCATATCATATGGTTTTATTAATTTAACCATCCACTGATGTGATCCATCAAAATGGTTATGGCGAATGAAATTTATTTAGTTACTAGTACTTGCTTTCTCTTCATTTGCTTTCTCTTCATCTGTCTTTGAATTGGTGCAATCGCAAGGGTTAAACCCTTTGTGAAGCAACTTCTCAACTTCTTCAAACTGAAGTCCTTTGGTTTCTGGTACCAATAGATAGATGGCAACAAGACTAATTGTAGAAAATCCAGCAAAGAGGAGGAATGTTCCTGCAGCTCCAAGTGCATGGATCAATGACAAAAATGTCAAACTCACTATCAGATTAGCACACCAGTTTGAAACTGCTGCTATGCCTCCACAAATTCCCCTGAATCTCAATGGATATATCTCTGAGTTCAAAACCCAAGGTACTGTTCCCATTCCTGGAGAGTATGCAAGGATATATAGTCCCAACACTATAACTGCTAATACTCCAATTTTGCTTGGACATCCGTCAGAAAACCACACGCGCTTCTGCTCACCACACACAGCTCTCACGTCCTTTGTTTCTGCCAGGCACGCTCCCGGAAGATGCTGCACCATGTTCATTGATTACGTTAGATTAGATTAGACACATACATTGATACATATATGTTGAAAGAGAAGAAATAACTGAACTTACATTGCCCCCAGTGCTGGCACAGAAGGCACATTCAGCTTTCAAACACTTCATGCAGTTCCATGAAGAGAAATTGGGAGCATCAAGATAAGCCTGGCATGTAGCGTTACCACCGAAACTGAGGGTGTCAACGTTGTCAATTGGAGGAGCAGTGGTAGCTGCCTGATAGAAAACTCCGGTGAGAGTGAGGAGGCAAACAATGATTGCGATAAGGGAGAGGAGCATGAGCTTTCTCCTTCCATATTTATCGATACAAAGCATGCTGAGGATAGATCCAACGGCGTTGAGACCAGATGTGACGAGGGAGAGTGCAAGTGCTGTTGATTTTGATGCAATGCCGGCAAACTGAACAATGGTTGGGCTGTAATACATGACGGTGTTGATACCAACGAATTGTTGAGCGACTTGAGCAGTCACGCCTGCATACAATCCTCTTCGGACAGCAACGTTGCTGAAAGCAGCTTTCATTTTCTCTCCAAGAGTTTGACCGATCAACCCTTCCTgttgcttctcttgttctaagGCTTCTCTCATCGCGTTTATCTCCCCTTCAATCTCATCTGCATTATAAATCTTTTCTAGGATTTCCCTTGACTCCTTTTCTAACCCCTGGTTGTACAACCACCTGGGTGACTCTGGCAGGGTCAGCATTAAAACGAACTGAACCACTGCTGGAAGTCCGGCCACCCCAAGCATCCAACGCCACGTTCCAGGAGTCTGCATATTATGTTAaacaatttagtcaaatatattaaattatctaattattattaattattaagtaGATATACCTTAGTGAACGCGAGGTTGATAAGGTAGGAGAGAAATTGGCCGAAGGTGATGAGGAGACCATTAATACACACGAGAGCTCCTCTAATGGCAGTTGGAGAGGCTTCTGAGATGTAGAGAGGAGAAGTCATAGAAGCTATGCCAActccaaaaccaaccaaaattCTTCCAACAACGAGAACCCAAGGAACTGGGGCAATAGCCATGACAATTGCGCCAAGAAAAAAAACAATATCTGCTCCTAAGATAGAGATCTTTCGACCAAGCCTATCATTCATCCATCCACCAAGTGCGGCACCAATGATGGCACCCGCTACAGCCATACTTACAATAACTTCTTGCAACCATAATTTTTTATCAACTTCTACGAAATCCTCACGAATATAAAGCAAGGCTCCTGAGATAACACCGGTGTCGTAACCAAAGAGAAGACCTCCAATTCCGGCCGATAAAGCAAGGCGCATGATGTAGGGCGACCTGGTTGCTCTTCTCCAAAATTCCGTAAACTCTTGCTTACTTGCCGCCTCCGGCCCTCCTTCCATTCTTACTGATCACCTTAATTTAATATCAACCCTATTGATAATTTCTAGCTTACCTCTACCACTTGCACTCCACGCTGAAAACATTATTCCATCaatcataattattaattatatattattttttaaatttcataccTTATACGTACATTTTAAAAATGCTACTTAATTACTTTTCATAACATCATGCAAATTTTCAAGTTAAAGTGAAATTTGATCACAACGATAATTAGTATTATTATTCTGTGTAATAGCCTTTAAAGCCTAGTATATATCTATTCTTTTTTATTAGAGTATAATTTCATTCAAGAATTTATGTAAAGTTGAAAACAGAACAAGAAAACAATTAGAAATATATCTTATCATATTATATCATTGTTATTTATGTATAAAGAAAAAAGTACGATACGAAAAGATTAAGATAAACAATACAGATGAAACATGTTACTACGTACTTGTACTACAGAAAAAGCAGAGAGAAAATGAGCTTTGCTATGGAGACCACAGCACTCTGATATTAATTTTTCGTTGAATCTCTCTAATTTGTGTAATTGAGATCGATCTTATGTAGCAGACAGAGTCGTACGAGTTCTCTCAGTTGTGTGGTATTACGCTCCCTTTTGTCTCGGAAGTCCGAAGTTATTGTTTTATGTTGTTGGTTTAAAGTCTGTGTTTTCTCTCCTTTATATATAAATCTGCCACGTTAGTGGCAACTAATATATTCATATCTTTAACAAATAACAAAACACCAAAATTTGTCTATAGTCAATAATGAGCAAAAGTTGCCTTATTCAACTCTGTCTTAACCATAGATTGGTTTTCTTGACCCTatccaattttttgtttttttttttccataaaaacTGATCTGTTCTTTCATGTATCTTAATAATCTTAACAATTTATAATCTAATTAAAGCTAAGTTGATAACTTctctaacaaaataataaaataaaacaaaagattaaaataaataactgtaaaatttTGTTTTGGGAAAATTCCATTCTCCTCTTTTGagaaatactaaaataatactcttttttttttatttgtaaaatatacattttttataattttcacaaaaaaaattaatctattttaaattttttatattaactaatgttaaatttatccaattttttaaaaaaaaaataaattattttttacaaaaatatcctttaataaaaattttatttttttatcattaaatttttcttaccaaaatattttttaataaattattttttattaattaaattatatttttatcgaaatatttttaaaaaaattttaataattaaatttttttaagataactttcaataattttttaattattaaattgtgattttatcaaaattctcgttaacaattatagttatattatattttactattaatttttcgatattaaTACATATtactttaatattaaataaaaaattttaccattgttaatatatataatatttaatatatattgatattaaaaaataatcttaccaaaaaaaatttaatgttaaaataatatatattaatatcaaaaaattaatagtaaaatataactataatataattcaatga is a window from the Arachis hypogaea cultivar Tifrunner chromosome 1, arahy.Tifrunner.gnm2.J5K5, whole genome shotgun sequence genome containing:
- the LOC140183809 gene encoding uncharacterized protein, which codes for MEDIPEDNPSNQDDSQPRRPVSEHREATNQAKIASTIHHANEHVTTDPQHPEKTRDKAAQIIQELCLRVQELEGKLNDGEKQNNGSHATSRSRSHRGRSSARQRNRRDDRSASRNRRREKSPERRYDKKHHRNASRDLNRQHDSDEDRRYRSTKRTRSDHTIMGATPFTEGILRAKLPRGFDKPTDMKYDGTKDPQEHLTAFEARMNLEGASDAVRCRAFPVTLAGPAIKWFNALPNGSITSFHDITRKFMAQFTTRITKAKHPISLLGVTQKQEESTRKYLDRFNDECLTVDGLTDSVASLCLTNGLMNEDFRKHLTTKPVWTMHEIQNVAKDYINDEEVSQVVAAHKRQHVGNQHGNPTPHHNGPAKENQRDHIRPTHRPPRIGKFPNYTPLTAPITEVYHQIADRGIIPRARPLKERTGGNKALYCDYHRGYGHKTHDCYDLKDALEQAIRDGKLPEFVKIIREPRRADRDKSPEREGRNPRTQKPPRENTEEDPTIIVNVITGKDVPNKSKLTMKKDLKVMAVKNHDPVATTDNTITFLPEDCQHGTSAEDAPFVISARIGTGLVRRILVDTGADSNILFRGAFDKLGLRNDNLQTHRHGVTGLGDNFLKPDGSVTLPITIGTSNQRKTILSEFVVLKDSTAYNVILGRKTINDFSAVIFTKYLLMKFKTDDGTIGTIHGDREVAAECDNNSLALRKKSRDAAGIFLADLDARLDGQPRPEPEGDMEKLQIGPTKEEYTFINRNLPYDLKEELSQLLKQNRDLFAFTPADMPGISPDLMSHHLAVDPLAKPVAQRRRKMSPDRAAETESGEQLTDDLKVIMNTLRKHQMRLNPRKCAFGMEAGKFLGFMITQRGVEANPEKCRAVLEMTSPKNLKDIQKLTGRLTALSRFLGASAQKAIPFFKLMKKGTPFKWETECEEAFQHFKKVLTEPPILAKPQTGETLYLYLSITEETIAAALVRENEKKEQKPIYFISKVLQDTETRYSRLEKLAFALLSASRRLRQYFQAHPITVRTDQTVKQVLQKPDLAGRMLAWSIELSQFQIRFEPRNAIKAQALTDFIAEMTPTKQTPEPRKLHVDGSSNSTHGGAGIILENQNGITIEQSIRYDFPVSNNQAEYEALLAGLNLAREVGAKILEVNTDSQVVCSQINGSYQTRDPLLQQYLKKVSETKEGFENVSIHHVPRERNARADLLSKLASTKSGHGNRSLIQEVVKSPSVSTEIHAHLTSSNRESWTYPILQYLRDGVLPPDPKEERRIKREAANYTMIAGQLYKRGFSQPLLKCVEPRDTEYILREIHEGCCGHHIGGKTLAQKIVRAGYFWPTIIRDSIQLTKSCDKCQRHANLHQAAPHQLSIISAERPFGSWGIDLVGPFPTAPGQLRYLIVAIDYYTKWIEAEPLASITATQCRKFVWRQIITRFGIPEVIISDNGTQFTNKKFRELLEGLHISHRFSSVEHPQTNGQVESANKIIVKGLKKRLDEAKGLWAEELGSVLWSYRTTPQTSTGETPFRLTYGVEAVIPVEIGNPSPRKTVGGNDEEAERDLVDEERRIAHVKELALKQRISLRTSGTLSLTKGFNEAQLFN
- the LOC112706287 gene encoding inositol transporter 4-like, producing MEGGPEAASKQEFTEFWRRATRSPYIMRLALSAGIGGLLFGYDTGVISGALLYIREDFVEVDKKLWLQEVIVSMAVAGAIIGAALGGWMNDRLGRKISILGADIVFFLGAIVMAIAPVPWVLVVGRILVGFGVGIASMTSPLYISEASPTAIRGALVCINGLLITFGQFLSYLINLAFTKTPGTWRWMLGVAGLPAVVQFVLMLTLPESPRWLYNQGLEKESREILEKIYNADEIEGEINAMREALEQEKQQEGLIGQTLGEKMKAAFSNVAVRRGLYAGVTAQVAQQFVGINTVMYYSPTIVQFAGIASKSTALALSLVTSGLNAVGSILSMLCIDKYGRRKLMLLSLIAIIVCLLTLTGVFYQAATTAPPIDNVDTLSFGGNATCQAYLDAPNFSSWNCMKCLKAECAFCASTGGNHLPGACLAETKDVRAVCGEQKRVWFSDGCPSKIGVLAVIVLGLYILAYSPGMGTVPWVLNSEIYPLRFRGICGGIAAVSNWCANLIVSLTFLSLIHALGAAGTFLLFAGFSTISLVAIYLLVPETKGLQFEEVEKLLHKGFNPCDCTNSKTDEEKANEEKASTSN